CAAATTCAAGATCAGTCATGTTTAGGTTTAAAGCTCAAATATCTTTAAATCACCCTAATCTATCCTTATCCTCAATAATTTCCGCTTCAACGTCAATTGCGCTTTTATTTTTAGCTGAAGCCATATTGGATACTTTTTTCACTAAAATATAAGAATTAATAATAAACAGCAATACCAAAATGCCTCCGATACCTAACCAGATAAGCGGTTTAAAGAAAATCCATCCGAAAAATAAGTTAAATAAAATCAAAACTGGCAATAAACAACCACTTTGGCCTAAATATATAAACGACCTATTCTTAAGAGGCATTTGAAATTATTTTTTTTACCTCTTCAGGGATTGCTCTTGGTTTTAAATTCTTATCTACACAGACCAATATTGTCTTTGTATTAGCGATTAATTTACCATCTTGATTCTTAATCTCGCTTTCAAAAACCAATTTAACCGAACCAATTTCGCTAACCCAGGTACGGATATCCAGAATATCAGCATAAAAAGACGGGAATTTATAATCAATCTCTTGCCTTGCTACGACAAAAAGGATACCTGAATCAGCAAGTTTCTTAATCAAGATGCCTCTTTCTTCAAAGAAATCGGTTCTTGCTTCTTCAATATATTTCAAATAGTTAGAATAGTAAACAACTCCGCCGCAGTCAGTATCATGATAATAGATTCTTACTTTCACCTAAAGCCTCTCTTTCTTAAGTAAAATAGGCCCTATAACAATAAGGGCCTATTTTAATATTTATAGAAAAAATATTTATTTTTTGAATGCAACAATCGCCTTTTCATTATCACTGGTTGCTAAAACAATCTTAGCAGGACAACTACCGGAACAAACAGTGCCATATACCTGCTTTATATCAATATTTTCTCCGGATAATTTTGCTGTAATTTGCTTTAAAGCACCCGGCTTGTTTTCCAGCTCTACTACTAAAACTTCTCTTTCAACCAAAGATTTATACCCTGCTTTTTTAAGCGCATCGGACGAGCGGAGATTATCATCGGTTATCAACATTATTTTTGCTTCATTATTTACAGCATAGCCGGCAACTGCTTCAATATTAACCCCATGGTCAGCCAACAATTTAGACATATCAGCAAGAATGCCAATCTTATTTACTACTGTTACCACAATCTCCTTGCTTAGTTTCGCCGATCTCACCATCTATCCCTCCTCCTTTATAAAACGCTTATTCGAACCAAAGCTGTTCAAATAAACCACACCAAAACCTGAAACATAAAACTTTATTTTTCCAGTTTTAATTCAATATTCTTCTTACCATCCGTAAGTACAACCGAATTTTCTTTGATTTCCACAACAGTAAAGCCTTCTGCTTTTTCTCCCACCTTCACAACGCTATTATTAATTATACAAAACCTTCCAACTGGGTCATTATCCCAAATTATTCCTGCAACTTTTAAATCTTGGGTGCCTTCACGCGTGCCATAAATCTTCCCTCCAAAAGGGCATCTTGCCCAACCCAAGCTTTCCATTTGGACCATTTCCGGAGTCTTTTGGACGTTCTCATCAGGCATTGCTTCAACAGGCAAAGGCTTTTTAGTAACTATTACTTCCTTGGGTTTTTTTTCTGAAGCCTTTTCCTTGTCAATCTGCTGTTGTAAAGCAATATTGGCGGCAGACCTACGCTTCATAAACTTCATGGTATTAACCCAAGAAACAATTAAAATCAATACCAAGCTAACCGTTACGATCAATTCAACGCGCTTTTTTTCCATAGTTATTTAGGATTAGAAAGATAGGCCGAGATTTGTAAACTGATATTTAAAATAAACTGCCCCTCTCCTCCCCCCTGAATATTAACCTGCCTTAATCTTATTAAAACAGGGAAATTGTTCCTCAGATTATATAAATATTCCCCCAAAGCTTTGTAGCCACCCGTAAGTTTAATAGTAATTTGCAATTCTTCAATCTCATATCCCGGTATCTTATCCAATAACATTGTCTTTTCCGAAA
This sequence is a window from Candidatus Omnitrophota bacterium. Protein-coding genes within it:
- a CDS encoding thioesterase family protein, whose protein sequence is MKVRIYYHDTDCGGVVYYSNYLKYIEEARTDFFEERGILIKKLADSGILFVVARQEIDYKFPSFYADILDIRTWVSEIGSVKLVFESEIKNQDGKLIANTKTILVCVDKNLKPRAIPEEVKKIISNAS
- a CDS encoding ACT domain-containing protein → MVRSAKLSKEIVVTVVNKIGILADMSKLLADHGVNIEAVAGYAVNNEAKIMLITDDNLRSSDALKKAGYKSLVEREVLVVELENKPGALKQITAKLSGENIDIKQVYGTVCSGSCPAKIVLATSDNEKAIVAFKK
- a CDS encoding general secretion pathway protein GspB, whose product is MEKKRVELIVTVSLVLILIVSWVNTMKFMKRRSAANIALQQQIDKEKASEKKPKEVIVTKKPLPVEAMPDENVQKTPEMVQMESLGWARCPFGGKIYGTREGTQDLKVAGIIWDNDPVGRFCIINNSVVKVGEKAEGFTVVEIKENSVVLTDGKKNIELKLEK